A stretch of the Aphelocoma coerulescens isolate FSJ_1873_10779 chromosome 22, UR_Acoe_1.0, whole genome shotgun sequence genome encodes the following:
- the MRPS24 gene encoding small ribosomal subunit protein uS3m: MAAAVRALQVVPCALHVPSATRHLHTTPACLKTRAARVRVGKGDKLVTYERAHPPHYIGHRKGWLSLHTGNLCGEAGAAQRALEDAFLRRFLYGTFPGLLADEVVLKRRGNLLVIGALLAQALPPPKLYFLLGYAETLLGHFYKCPVRLELQTVPARVPYKYL; this comes from the exons atggcggcggccgTGCGCGCGCTGCAG GTAGTGCCCTGTGCGCTCCACGTCCCCAGCGCCACCCGGCACCTCCACACCACCCCCGCCTGCCTCAAG ACGCGAGCGGCGCGGGTGCGCGTGGGCAAGGGCGACAAGCTGGTGACCTACGAGCGGGCACACCCGCCCCACTACATCGGCCACCGCAAGGGCTGGCTGTCCCTGCACACCG gGAACCTGTGTGGCGAGGCGGGCGCGGCGCAGCGGGCGCTGGAGGACGCGTTCCTGCGGCGCTTCCTGTACGGGACCTTCCCGGGGCTGCTGGCGGACGAGGTGGTGCTGAAGCGCCGCGGGAACCTGCTGGTCATCGGTGCCCTGCTGGCACAGGCACTGCCACCCCCCAAGCTCTACTTCCTGCTGGGCTACGCCGAGACCCTGCTCGGACACTTCTACAAGTGCCCCGTGCGCCTGGAGCTGCAGACCGTGCCCGCCCGCGTGCCCTACAAGTACCTGTAG
- the C22H2orf42 gene encoding uncharacterized protein C2orf42 homolog — protein MLGNLERRRSMDPCPARPKAPSFLSDLGKATLRGIRKCPRCGTYNGTRGLSCKNKTCGTVFRAGTRRQPGADAVRVLTGSHSQLYSVRQRDSRCFVELGVSETAIQTPEGTLITQLSSGRCHAPACSKAAADKQCQHLKLALGCQAEATPLPLKSSVLGAVQAPAEAKQSLWELATEPTGPLVQRVTKSVLVVKCKASQRHSLGYLHASFGQRRFSCACRAPGHGPSKGEDEEEEEEEEEESPPPRCIHFLACICAFASDESLAQEFSEFLASDAGGLKGTVTPQLLRGPGAMARPRGAAAAKAKRRRRDVGPGPQGPGPLLAPDPAHPGPRRSSLRKPPAASSSSSSSSSSSSLKRHGCHQALDESQVSLSFQEWLASVTERIHQTMHYQFEGRPEPLVFHIPQSFFEALQQRISSGSGKKRLPNSTTAFVRRDALPLGTFSKYTWHITNVLQVKQIFDTPQVPLEITRSFVQNRDGSFEPFRSPRVEVERLPEGLGPPEKQPPLRPLELQTFLKVGHTSPTQKEPTPFTIEWIPDILPRSRLGELRLNFQYGHHGGPRQPPAPRGTPPGPEPPPGTGTFS, from the exons ATGCTGGGAAACCTTGAGAGACGCCG CTCCATGGATccgtgcccggccaggcccaaAGCCCCGTCCTTCCTGTCAGACCTGGGCAAGGCCACGCTGCGGGGCATCCGCAAGTGCCCGCGCTGCGGCACCTACAACGGCACGCGGGGGCTGAGCTGCAAGAACAAGACGTGTGGCACCGTGTTCCGCGCGGGCACGCGGCGCCAGCCGGGCGCCGACGCCGTGCGCGTCCTCACCGGCTCCCACAGCCAGCTCTACTCCGTGCGCCAGCGCGACTCCCGCTGCTTCGTGGAGCTGGGGGTGTCCGAGACGGCCATCCAGACCCCCGAGGGCACCCTGATCACCCAGCTGAGCTCGGGGCGCTGCCACGCGCCCGCCTGCTCCAAGGCGGCGGCCGACAAGCAGTGCCAACACCTGAAGCTGGCGCTGGGCTGCCAGGCCGAGGCCACGCCGCTGCCGCTCAAGAGCTCGGTGCTGGGCGCCGTGCAGGCGCCCGCCGAGGCCAAGCAGAGCCTGTGGGAGCTGGCCACCGAGCCCACGGGGCCACTGGTGCAGAGGGTCACCAAGAGCGTGCTGGTGGTCAAGTGCAAGGCCAGCCagaggcacagcctgggctacCTGCACGCCAGCTTCGGCCAGCGCCGCTTCTCCTGCGCCTGCCGCGCCCCCGGGCACGGCCCCAGCAagggggaggacgaggaggaggaggaggaggaggaggaagagtcGCCCCCCCCACGCTGCATCCACTTCCTCGCCTGCATCTGCGCCTTCGCCAGCGACGAGAGCCTGGCCCAGGAGTTCTCTGAGTTCCTGGCCTCCGATGCCGGCG GTCTGAAGGGGACGGTGACCCCGCAGCTGCTCCGCGGCCCCGGAGCCATGGCGCGGCCTCGGGGGGCGGCTGCTGCCAAGgccaagaggaggagaagggacgTGGGGCCAG GGCCGCAGGGGCCCGGGCCCCTCCTGGCTCCAGACCCGGCTCATCCCGGCCCCAGGAGGAGCAGCCTGAGGAAGCCGCCGGCcgcctcctcctcatcctcctcttcctcgtcctcctcctcgctgAAGAGACACG GCTGTCACCAGGCTCTGGATGAAtcccaggtgtccctgtccttccAGGAGTGGCTGGCCAGCGTCACGGAGCGCATCCACCAGACCATGCACTACCAGTTCGAGG GCCGCCCGGAGCCGCTGGTTTTCCACATCCCCCAGTCCTTCTTCGAGGCGCTCCAGCAGCGCATCTCCAGCGGCAGCGGCAAGAAGAGGCTCCCCAATTCCACCACGG CCTTCGTGCGCAGGGACGCGCTGCCCCTGGGCACCTTCTCCAAGTACACCTGGCACATCACCAACGTCCTGCAGGTGAAGCAGATCTTCGACACGCCCCAG GTGCCGCTGGAGATCACGCGGAGCTTCGTGCAGAACCGGGACGGCTCCTTCGAGCCCTTCCGCAGCCCCCGCGTGGAGGTGGAGCGGCTTCCCGAGGGGCTGGGCCCCCCCGAGAAGCAGCCCCCGCTGCGGCCCCTCGAGCTGCAGACCTTCCTCAAAGTCG gACACACGTCCCCCACGCAGAAGGAGCCCACCCCGTTCACCATCGAGTGGATCCCCGACATCCTGCCCCGCTCGCGCCTCGGGGAGCTGCGCCTCAACTTCCAGTACGGCCACCACGGGGGGCCCCGgcagccccccgccccccgcgggaccccccccggccccgagccccccccgggCACCGGCACCTTCTCCTGA
- the TIA1 gene encoding cytotoxic granule associated RNA binding protein TIA1 isoform X4, whose amino-acid sequence MATGKSKGYGFVSFFNKWDAENAIQQMGGQWLGGRQIRTNWATRKPPAPKSTYETNTKQLSYDEVVTQSSPSNCTVYCGGVTSGLTEQLMRQTFSPFGQIMEIRVFPDKGYSFVRFSAHESAAHAIVSVNGTTIEGHVVKCYWGKETPDMVSPVQQSQLSYPPAYGQWGQWYGGAQLGQYVPNGWQVPTYGVYGQAWNQQGFGQSSPSAPWMGPAFGVPAAQGHNGAVLPAQPGFRVGFEAP is encoded by the exons ATGGCCACGGGCAAGTCCAAGGGCTACGGCTTCGTCTCCTTCTTCAATAAATGG gacgCCGAGAACGCCATCCAGCAGATGGGGGGGCAGTGGCTCGGGGGGCGGCAGATCCGGACCAACTGGGCCACGAGGAAACCTCCGGCTCCCAAGAGCACCTATGAGA CCAACACCAAACAATTGTCCTACGACGAGGTGGTCACTCAGTCCAGCCCCAGCAACTGCACCGTGTACTGCGGGGGGGTCACCTCGGGCCTCACAG agcagctgATGCGCCAGACCTTCTCCCCCTTCGGGCAAATCATGGAGATCCGAGTGTTCCCGGATAAAGGCTACTCCTTCGTCAG GTTCAGTGCCCACGAGAGCGCTGCCCATGCCATCGTCTCCGTCAACGGCACCACCATCGAGGGCCACGTGGTGAAGTGCTACTGGGGCAAGGAGACGCCCGACATGGTCAGCCCCGTCCAGCAG agCCAGCTGAGCTACCCGCCGGCCTACGGGCAGTGGGGACAGTGGTACGGCGGCGCCCAGCTGGGCCAGTACGTGCCCAACGGCTGGCAGGTGCCCACCTACGGCGTCTACGGCCAGGCCTGGAACCAGCAGGGATTTGG GCAGAGCTCGCCGTCGGCGCCGTGGATGGGCCCCGCGTTCGGCGTGCCGGCGGCTCAGGGCCACAACGGCGCCGTGCTGCCGGCCCAGCCCGGCTTCCGCGTGGGCTTCGAGGCGCCCTGA